DNA sequence from the Shewanella piezotolerans WP3 genome:
CTTAATAGATCTTAAGATCTTTAAATAGATCTCTTATTATGTTTACTATTAGGATCGCCCTTTTCGGTGGATAACCTTATTTTTCCATTAAAATCATAAGTTAACGCGTGATCAAACCTGTGATCTGATCGCGATCTAACTGGCATAAGCTTGGGGATAGATCGCCTAGTTATCCACAAGGTGGATCATTGAGCAGATCGGGTGTGAATTAATACAGGCTTTGATCAGATCAAAATAATAGCTTATCCACATATTTATACTTTTAAACGCTAATATGTGGATAAGTTAGATCTAAACTGTGAGTGTTTTGAAAGTTAATAGATGAAAGCGATCAATTAAAAGGATCTTAAAGTTGATCTTGCCAGCCGCTTAACCAAGCTAATGCAGGTTCCTCTGGAATTGGATCATATTGCACATCGATCTGGATCTTATCCACAAAAGCTTGTGCACCGCATAAACTCAGTGCATCCACCAGCTTTTCTGGCCCCTGACAAAAAGTGTCGTAACTTGAGTCACCAATTGCGCACAATGTAAATTTGGTTGCTGTTAGATCGGGTTTTTTAGCTAAGATCTCGTCCAAAAAAGGCACGATATTGTCAGGAAGATCCCCTGCACCATGAGTAGAAGAGGTGATCAGCCACAGCGAATTAGGGTCTAGATCATCAAGGTTTGGGGTTAAATGTATGCGAGTTTCATGGCCTAGATCGTTCAATTGATCTGACATTTCATCGGCAACATACTCTGCACTACCCAAAGTTGTACCTACTAATAGTTCTATTTTTGCCATGTTACTTCCTAAATTAAGCTGACTTTAATGACGATTATGCACTGCATAATAGGTGAAAACAGCTGTGCAAGCTAAGTGATATTACCCATTTAATGTGTAAATTTGAGCTGGATTACAACTGCTGTTCGGTAATGATATCGGTAGTTCAGCTATCGAACTTCAACTCAACGACAGCTTGCGTTCTAGCACATTACTGATAACTTATGCTGTTATAACAAAAATATAACAATTGAAGGCTTTGTAGTTAAGTCTATCAATAATAAAGAGTATTAATATGACGTTAGCCTCTGTAACAGGTCAGTTTGCCGACATGGCTTGGGGACCACACATGTTGGTTCTATTGGTTGGTGGTGGTTTTTTCTTTCTTATCTATTCACGTTTTGTTCCCTTCAGATATATAGGGCATGCCATTGCAATTTTGCGTGGCAAGCACCCAGATAAAGGAGCTCAAGGGCAGATTAGCCACGCAGGCGCGCTCTCTAGCGCTATGGCGGGCACTGTCGGAATGGGCAATATTGGCAGTGTGGCAGTGGCTATTATGGTGGGTGGTCCAGGTGCTATTTTTTGGATGTGGATCAGTGCGATAGTGGGGATGGCAACTAAGTTTTTCACCTGCACCTTAGCCATTATGTACCGTGGAAAAGATGAAAATGGCCAACTGCAAGGTGGACCCATGTATATCATTACCGAGGGGTTAGGCCCTAAGTGGCGTTTTCTTGCGGTATTCTTCTGTTTAGTTGGCTTAGTTGGTAACTTTCCGCTGTTTAACACTAATCAACTCGTACAGATTTTAAGAGAATGGTTAGTGATCAAACCTGGCTTTTATAGTACTGCGCAAGATACATTTTGGCTCGATCTTAGTATGGGCGTAGTGGTAATGTTGCTGGTTGGCAGTGTGATCTTAGGTGGCATTAAGCGCATAGCTACTGTGGCACAAAGTGTCGTTCCAACGATGATCTTCATCTATATGGGTTGCGCTATTTATGTTATTGGCAGCCATATTAGCGAGATCCCAGCCTATTTTAGCTTGATTGTCACTGAGGCTTTTTCGCTTGATTCCGTTGGTGGTGGGATCTTAGGCACCATGTTAATTGGTATTCGCCGCGCTGCATTCTCTAATGAAGCGGGCATTGGTACTGAAGTGATGGCACACGGCAGCGCCAGAACCAATGAGCCAGTTAAAGAGGGCTTGGTCGCCATGTTAGGCCCAGCAATCGACACCTTGCTAGTTTGTACTGCGACGGCAATGATTATTTTAATCTCAGGAGTGTGGCAAGGCAGTGAAGCTGCTGGAGTTAATCTGTCGGCTCAAGCTTTTGAGTTAACCATGCCAGGCGTGGGTCCATACTTATTAATACTTTGTGTTTTCTTCTTTAGTATCAGTACTATATTTACTCAAGCGTTTTATGGAGGCCAATGCTTTAGCTTTCTTTTCGGAGTTAAAAGACTGCGCAAATATCAATATGTTTACCTACTGACAATTTTATTTGCAGCAACGGCAACGTTGGACGAGATTATTAACCTTATTGATGGCGCTTATGCATTGATGGCCATTCCAACTATGGTCTCTGCCTTGTTATTGGCACCGAAAGTCAAGGATGCAGCTGATGATTACTTTGCAAGATTAAAGCAAAAGCAGAGTGGAGATAGTGTAACGGTACCTGGCGAGGAACCTGAGAAAGAGGGCGGTTAGATAGATTGTCGCTTTAAGATTCAAGCAAAAAGGCTCCGCTTTAAGTGGAGCCTTTTTTGCATTTATTTGTTATCGATAAAAATGGTTTTGGCATATCTTTTATCTAAGATACTAAGCGGCAGTGGGTAGCTGTGAAGCCAGTAGCCAGATAGCCAGGGCAATAAAGATCAGCCCCATAAACTTATTCTGATTACTACGGAATTTTTCATTGTTGAGCAGTGGTTTGCCTAAGCTGCCGACCAAAGCCACCAATAACAGGTTAAAGGTCAAGCCCATGACGTTAAGCAGTAAACCCAGTGCTAGCATCTGTTCGCCTGAACTTGCACTTAGCTGAGTTGACACAAATTGCGGCAGAAACAATACAAAAAATATCAATGCTTTAGGGTTGAGTAGGTTACTCATCACTGCACGGCGATACAGTTGCTTGGCAAGGTTATTTTGCTGTTCTATTTCTGGTGCATCGGCAGCAGAACTGCGGATGCAATCCCAACCCATCTTAAGCAGGTAAGCGCCGCCTAAAATACGCAGTAGTTCTAGTGCTAACGGGTTAACCGCAACTAATGCTGATACGCCCATTGCTGCAAGTACCGTTAAAATGAGCCCTGAAGTCGCATTGCCAAAGCTGGCATAAACACCGACTTTTTTGCCGTAGCTTAGGCTCGAACTGGCGATAAGTAACATGTCAGGCCCAGGGATCAACAGTAGGGCAACCACGGTGGTTAGATATAGAGGAAGTAACGCCAGATCGATCATCATTAATGCACTATATAAAAGGAAAGAATCAAACAAGGCGCGGATTCTACAGTTATCCAACATGAATGAAAGTCATGTTGCGTTTAAATGAGAGGTCAAGTTGGCAGGGTTTGTTTACGGCGCAGACTTTAGTTGTTGAAGACGATAGCGCTATGTTTCTAATTA
Encoded proteins:
- the mioC gene encoding FMN-binding protein MioC codes for the protein MAKIELLVGTTLGSAEYVADEMSDQLNDLGHETRIHLTPNLDDLDPNSLWLITSSTHGAGDLPDNIVPFLDEILAKKPDLTATKFTLCAIGDSSYDTFCQGPEKLVDALSLCGAQAFVDKIQIDVQYDPIPEEPALAWLSGWQDQL
- a CDS encoding LysE family translocator encodes the protein MMIDLALLPLYLTTVVALLLIPGPDMLLIASSSLSYGKKVGVYASFGNATSGLILTVLAAMGVSALVAVNPLALELLRILGGAYLLKMGWDCIRSSAADAPEIEQQNNLAKQLYRRAVMSNLLNPKALIFFVLFLPQFVSTQLSASSGEQMLALGLLLNVMGLTFNLLLVALVGSLGKPLLNNEKFRSNQNKFMGLIFIALAIWLLASQLPTAA
- a CDS encoding alanine/glycine:cation symporter family protein; protein product: MTLASVTGQFADMAWGPHMLVLLVGGGFFFLIYSRFVPFRYIGHAIAILRGKHPDKGAQGQISHAGALSSAMAGTVGMGNIGSVAVAIMVGGPGAIFWMWISAIVGMATKFFTCTLAIMYRGKDENGQLQGGPMYIITEGLGPKWRFLAVFFCLVGLVGNFPLFNTNQLVQILREWLVIKPGFYSTAQDTFWLDLSMGVVVMLLVGSVILGGIKRIATVAQSVVPTMIFIYMGCAIYVIGSHISEIPAYFSLIVTEAFSLDSVGGGILGTMLIGIRRAAFSNEAGIGTEVMAHGSARTNEPVKEGLVAMLGPAIDTLLVCTATAMIILISGVWQGSEAAGVNLSAQAFELTMPGVGPYLLILCVFFFSISTIFTQAFYGGQCFSFLFGVKRLRKYQYVYLLTILFAATATLDEIINLIDGAYALMAIPTMVSALLLAPKVKDAADDYFARLKQKQSGDSVTVPGEEPEKEGG